The Myxosarcina sp. GI1 nucleotide sequence TTAGATAGTCGTTTTTTCCTTATTTCAATCATATCCAGTGCTGTTTTTTCATCGTGACAGTGTGCGTGTAGTAATTGGAGATTGTCATATACGTTTTTACCGCCGAGGGCAATAGCCGTAATATGGTCTTCCTCCAAAACATCTCCCTCACGAAAATATAATCCGCACCAGCTACATTTGCCTTTTTGCTTCTTGAGCTTAATAGCCTTGGAAACGGGCATTTCGGGATGTCTACCCATTCTGGTACTCCAATAAATCAGGTTGCCGTCGTAGGGGCTTTTATCGCCTTTAACTTTTACGTAGTTGGTTGAACTGCTATCGAACGAACTATGCAAAAGTAACCGAAGAGGGTTCGCGTCCCCTTCCCTGGTTGCGAATATCCAATTTCTTTTACCGATTTTTGTGTAATATTTTTTGTAAGCCTTTTTAAGACTTCTGCATCGGTATCTGCCCCAAGCTCTTAATTTGAGGTATACAAGATGATCTTGTTTAGTTAAGATGTTTCTTGTTTGGGCATCAGAAAACTTGTAATAGTTGCACCATCCCCTGATTACAGGGTTAAGCTCTGAGATTATCCGAGCTTGTGATGAGTTCTTGTGTTTCCTGATGACTTTTATACGACTTTGATGCTTTTTACAGGCATCTTTGCTTGGGGTGATGAAGGTATTAAAACCAACTACGTCTTTTTTAGTATTTCTAGGGCTGACGTATTTACCCGCAGGAAATTGTCGAATGTTATATCCGAGAAAGTCAAACCCTGCTATTCCGTCCTCACTCTTCTCTGAATCCAGAGTGTGAGCTATTCTAGTTTTAGTTGGTTTTAATTCCAAACCTACATCTTTTAACCACTCCGAGATTAATTCTCGACATCTCTGGATTACCTTAAGGTCGTGGTGTAGCACAACGAAATCATCCGCATACCTGACGAATGTTAGTTGACTTACTTTCTTTTGCCAGCTTATCTGGCTGCTCGGTTTGTCTTTTCTTCTAATATCCAATGTCTTAGCATATTCAATAAGCATATTTTCTATGCCGTGTAACGCTATATTGGCTAGAAGTGGGCTAAATAGAGTAGGCACAAAGCGCACTTTCCAATCTTGCGATTGATGTGTTTCTTCATACCTCTCTCCAAACCGTACGTGACAATTTCTCGTCATACGGCTTTCCATCATTGTTACCTCCGACCAAACGAGGGTGTTAAGGCATGACAAGAGCGACATAGTAGCTGAAGATTATCTTCAGTGTCTTTACCCTTGCTTTTGCGCGGTATGATGTGGTGCAGGTCTAGTTTTCCTAGTGCGCCACAACATTCGCATTTTGCGCCCCTCTCAGCTTTAATTTTCTCTTTGAGTTCGCGCCATGTGACGTTCTCGGCATTTCCCATCCAGATTATTTGGGATAAAGGTATTTCTGGCTGTGCTGCTGATAATGTTCCAAACCCTTCTAAATAAGGGTTTTCTGGTGAACGAGAACGGTATTTCTTTAGGGGTAAATCGCTCATCCTATAAAGAAAAAGGTGATTATCCCCGTTGAGTACACCAAAGTTCCATCTCTTCCCGTTCTCACGGAGTTTGAATCTATCTAGTACTTTTCGTTTGGATACTTTATGCCGTTTACTTAACCAGAGAAACAGCCTTTCGTTAACCCAGAAGTCTAGATCTTTGGCTAATTTCTTGGTGTTAGTATGGCGATAGTAATTAATCCATCCTCTGAGTACTGCGTTTAAAGCTGAGATTTTGAGCAATGGTGAATCTTGAAACCACTTGCGTCGCGTCATCTCTTTAATCTTGAGCTTCAACTTTTTAATGTTTTCCTGGGCTGGAGTGACCAGCATTTTAGGTCGGTCATTAGATTTTACGTATCTTTGAACGTGAAAACCTAAAAAGTCAAAACCTTGATTTACATGAGTTATGTGCGTTTTTTCTGGTGAAAGTTCGAGCTTTAGTTCTTTCCAGAGGAAGGCTTGAAACTCTTCTTTTAGCCTGATGGCTTCTGCTTTCCCACCGTTGGTAAGTAGTAGCCAATCATCAGCATATCGAATCAGCGCACAGTTTCCCATGTGGTTTATTCGACGACGTTCTTTCTGTTTGCGGTGAAGATTGCCGTATTTGTTCCACCAGTAGAGGTCTAGCTGATGTAAGTAGATGTTCGCCAAAATTGGCGAGCAGATTGCACCCTGCGGTGTTCCCGTTTCGGTGCGTTTGAACAAACAACCTTCCATAATTCCCGCTTCAAGAAATCGTTCTATTAGTTTTAAGAACTTTTCATCAGAGATTCTTTGAGCCAGCAATTTTATCAATATTTGATGGTGAATGCTGTCAAATGCTCCTTTGATATCCCCTTCGATAACCCAATAGTATTTGTTGCGTCGGTTGATGTAGCTATCTAATCGGGCGATACAGTCCTGTGTTCTGCGTCCTGGTCGAAAACCGTTGGAGCAGTTCAAGAAGTCGCTTTCATAAATAGGTTCTAACACCATTTTGACAAGCATTTGTACTACTCGGTCTTTGATTGTAGGAATACCCAATGGGCGAGTTTTACCGTTAGACTTAGGAATGTATATTCGACGAACGGGCATTGGGCGGAACTGTTTTTGACGCAGTTCGCTTTCAAGCTCTTTCACAAATTTAGACTTTGCTACCTCTGATTCTAGAGCCTTTTTGCTTATTCCATCGACTCCTGGTGTCTTAGACCCTTTATTTGAGAGAATTGTCTTTAGGACATCGGCAATCCAATCTCGACGGCAAATGAGCCGATAGAGATGGTCAAATTGATGTTCCTTCTGGAACTTTGCTTTTATGGCGAGACTACGTTGGGTTTTGATGATATCGGACATACTTCTTAGTCCTCTCTACTTCCTATGTGTATCTCTAACAATGACTGCCATCCTTCGCCATGTACCAGACTATTTTCTGGCTCGGACTACTACGATGGCTCTGCCACGCAATAACTACTTCAGTTGCAGTTAACCCAGTCTGTGACCAGACCAGCTATTGCGCTTCCTACGTTCATACTTCGGTAAGTGGTTACATTTAACCGTGGGCTTCTTCTTTACTCCGTAAGGATACAGACCTAGTATCCCCGACATCAGTTGATAATTTGTACCCTTATAATTAGAGCAATTTGAACCGCGTCGAAAGTTCTTTTCAGTCAAACGAGTGCAACATTGACTTACCTGATGTCTCACGCCATCTCTGTTGTTTAGCGGCGTGTCCAAGGTGTAGGAGCGTCGGACGAAGATTCCTTTCGTAGCCATAGTTAAATTCAGGCTCGAAGCCTCATACTGTAACAGAGTGCCAGTATTTTGCCCCTTGTTCCCCAGGCTTCAAACAGGTTTTTACTCATTGTCCCCTGCCTGCTGGGTCAGCCTTAGTACATTAGGGAATGTACTATCTCTTGGTAGTTTTCACTCTCCTTGAGCATTACCAAAGTACGCTTCGCAGCGCACCCACGCCACCTTGAGGTGTTCCTTCAGATATAGCAGTAAATACCCCTTTGTCTATGACCCCAGATTTTAACCAAGCTTTAATTTGTTTCCTGACTTTTCCTCTGTGGTTAAGTCTTTGGAGTAATGTATTGTGGTTGATGCGGTCAAAGCATTTTGCAATGTCGGCATCTAAAACGTACTTGGCTTTAGATTGAATTGCGTTCTTAATGTGCTTTATCGCATCTTGGCAGGCTCTTCCTGGTCGGAAACCATAGCTTGAGGCTTCAAACTTTGCCTCCCATTCTGGTTCTAGGGCAGCTTTGACTACCCCTTGTAAGGCGCGGTCGTATATGGTAGGTATTCCTAATGGACGTTTTTCATCCTTCCCTGGTTTTGGTATCCAAACTCTTCGAGTAGGTTTACTTCTACCTGTAAGTTTGAGTTGTCCTACGAGTTTCATACGAGCTGCTGGGGATAGGGATTTTTCCCCGTCCACTCCTGCTGTCTTTTTGCCTCGATTTTCTTGTGTTACCCTGCGAACCGCTAGCACTTTGCATGACCAGGAATTCATTAATGTTTTTTGAAGTTTTCGGACTTTTTTGATCTCTCCACGACGAGAGGCAGCATAAATGCGCGTTTGCAGCTTGTAGACATATTTATCGACTTGTTGCCAATCAATACTGTCCCATCCCACAGTCTTCGACTTTGAATCTGTATTAGGCTTGTTCACTGTTAATTACACCTTTAGCTTTGATACATTTGCGGGTCACGTCTGCTTATCCTGGGCATTACCCCATCCTTTTTCTGGCTTTACCTGTCGTTTCAGATTAGGCTTTTGCTTCTTGACCCATCTCTTCCATTTACACCATACGGGTCGATCCCTACCAGTTAATTTTGGGGATGTAATTGGGTTACTTCGTTCCTACAGTCATTGTTTGTGTTCTTTAGGGTTTATCTCTCCGCCCATTGAGCTAGTTGCGCGACACATAAATCCGAAAGTTCTGTGTACTTAGGCTCTGTCTGTTGTTTCAGACGCAGGGTGTGGTCTTGCACCACTAGCTTATTCCCCCTGCTGATGAACTGTAAGTTATCATTTCTAAAGGATTAAAGTGCGAACTCAAGTCAGGATAACTTACTTTAGAAATGTGCCGTATCCCCCTAGTTATCTAGGTTTCACGACAACGAATCGCACTTCGCAGAACGCCGAGACGCTCCAGCGGTTGAAAGGCGTTTGAGCGCATAGCTCTGTAGCGTCGCTAGGCGCGACTTGGGCGCATACGCCCTGCGCTTCAAACTTCATTTGGTAGTCAATGAGTTGGGAGAACTGTTAAACGTTAATCTCACTCCTGGTAACGTAGATGACCGTCGCCCTATTCCTCAGCTACTTCAAGGTCTTTTTGGTAAATTTTTTGCCGATAGAGGTTATGTCTCTCAAAAGCTGGCTAATCAACTTCTGGAAGAGTTGGGGATTCAGCTTTTTGCCAAACCTCGTCGTAATATGAAAAATAAGCTAATGTGTCTTCACGATAAGCTTTTGTCCCGCCAACGCTCGATTATTGAAACAAGCTCTGGAGAGATTCGACGTGCTTCGCACGGCGGAGTGCCGCAGGCACTCAATGACCAACTCAAAAATATTTCTCAGATTGAACATTCTCGTCATCGATCGCCTGTCAACTTTTGCGTTAATGTTCTTTGCGGATTAATTGCCTATTGTCATCAACCCAAGAAGCCGAGCCTCCGTCTCGACTGGCTTTTACCTCAATCTACTTAACCCGAACTCAGGTTAGTTTAGTGGGAAAAAACGGCTTAATTGGTTTGCCAAGAATTTTAGGCTCGAAAACTAGTACTCATCAGGCGATCGTACAGGTTATGGGTACGGCAATGAGAATTAAAGCTGAAATCATAGAAGACAAGTTTAGTAAATTGCCAGAACTGCGCCGTACTTTATTACTCTACACCCAAACTAGATTGAGTTATGTCGGACAACTAGCTGCCTGTAATCGTCAGCACAAAATAGAAAAAAGACTAGCAAGATGGCTACTTTTAGTTCAAGATTGTCTGGCTGTAGAGGAACTACCCCTAACACAAGAGTTTATTGCTAATATGTTGGGTACCAATCGTGCTGGAGTCACCATCGCTGCGGGAAGACTACAAAAAGCAGGAATCATTAGCTACACCAGAGGCAGTATTACGGTTTTAGAGCGTACCAGGCTCGAACAGATGTCTTGCGAATGCTACGACCTGATGCGGCAAGAACAACAAAGGCTATTCGGCGATCTCTACTGCCAAACTTACAAGAAATATGAGAAAGCGTGTTAAAGTTTATGAGAACGTTTAATAAAACTTTGTCTGTGTTAGAAATCATACAGACATTTTTACAATCGAATGTCATTATAGTGCTGTAGGTATAGATCGGTTAAAACCGTATAAAAGCCTTGAAATAATAATTTTTATGAGTCATCGGTTTGAAAGTCTAAGCTTGATAGTTTCGCTATTCAAATCGTTTGCAGATAAATAATTTAATTTTCCAGTACTGCTACCTCAAAAAATTTACATTTTGAAATATTCATTAAATTAATTTAACTATTTAGTCATGACCAAATCTCAAGGTGTTGTATATCAGCCTCCACTCGACACTGAATCTGAAGAAATTCTCTGTCAGTATGTCAACGCTACCAGTCACTTACAGGTAATTAAAATTAACAATATTGATAATTACGATTGGGAAAAAGTTGTTTTTCCAGGTCAAAGAATTTTATTCAATACTTTCAAACGGGCAGAATTGAGTATATATAGTACTGCTCAAATAAATACAATTTTAATCGATACCATTGACTGCAAAAAACTTAAGGTAGATGAGTAATTTTTTTGTTTAGCTGCGTTTTAATGTCTATTGCCAACAAGCTGCATTTTGAGGTTTAACCATGTCTTCTCTATCAGTAAATTTGACGCATCTATGCTTGGAAAAAGAAATTAAGTACATTTTGTCGTCTAGTCTTTATCATCCTTATTATTCTTTTTTGGAAAACACAAGTATTAAACAACAAATAATTGACTACGTACTTAGCAGCGTACCTAATCGACAGCTGATAATTACAGAACTATTAGAATTACCTCAAGAATCGAGTAGTTTTTTTCCGCAATGTCCGATAGAGGAACGAATAGAAATTAATAAGCTAGTTCTATCAAAACTTACCAACATCTTAAGCGATCGCGTCTTGCAAAAAGCTATGAAAAACGTAGCATAAACAGAGGTAAATAATAATGAACAAATGTTTGTGTTGTCAAGATAAATTATTACGTCATTTAAGCCATCAGCGCAGCTATTGGTTTTGTCCGACTTGTCATCAAGAAATGCCTAGCGTCCGCAGTATGGTTTTGGCTCCTTCTAAATTAGAAATTGCCAGAAACAAGATAACCAAAACTGTATTGGTTAAAAACTTTTAAGTTTTACTTGAAAAGAATAAGAAAGATAATCTCTTAAATATTTGTCGAAAAAATTAACTCTAATAAACAATTCTTCCATATTTATTTCTAAAAAACATTTTGGATTTGAAAGCTTACCTAGTGCAACTGTATAAAACTTTTTTATTTTATGAATCTCTAAAGCTTTTTCTTTGTCCCAAATATCTGTTGGATGTTTTTTAGCTTTAAACCAGCTTTTACAATATGTAATATTCATGTTTTTCTTTAGCAGCATCCAAAATAGATTGTGGTACAAAGTTCTTTTGTACTGGTACTTCTAATATCTTTTGACCACTGATAGTTTCTCCTGCTACATTACTGTCAGTAGGAACGTCAAGTATTTTTCGTCCAAGAACGTATTTTTTCTAGATATGATTTCTATGGTAACAGGGTCGTAAGAATCTAATATGGCGTTGGTAAGTAAGTAAATGCTCTAAGAAAAAACAGGGACGGTATCAAATCTGAGATAGTGTAATGGCAACCGAATATAGAAGAAGAAAAAACTGTTACGACATTG carries:
- a CDS encoding group II intron maturase-specific domain-containing protein, whose amino-acid sequence is MMESRMTRNCHVRFGERYEETHQSQDWKVRFVPTLFSPLLANIALHGIENMLIEYAKTLDIRRKDKPSSQISWQKKVSQLTFVRYADDFVVLHHDLKVIQRCRELISEWLKDVGLELKPTKTRIAHTLDSEKSEDGIAGFDFLGYNIRQFPAGKYVSPRNTKKDVVGFNTFITPSKDACKKHQSRIKVIRKHKNSSQARIISELNPVIRGWCNYYKFSDAQTRNILTKQDHLVYLKLRAWGRYRCRSLKKAYKKYYTKIGKRNWIFATREGDANPLRLLLHSSFDSSSTNYVKVKGDKSPYDGNLIYWSTRMGRHPEMPVSKAIKLKKQKGKCSWCGLYFREGDVLEEDHITAIALGGKNVYDNLQLLHAHCHDEKTALDMIEIRKKRLSNFLTELHKLWSKVNYLWVDDIPVILSS
- a CDS encoding Crp/Fnr family transcriptional regulator is translated as MSSTQEAEPPSRLAFTSIYLTRTQVSLVGKNGLIGLPRILGSKTSTHQAIVQVMGTAMRIKAEIIEDKFSKLPELRRTLLLYTQTRLSYVGQLAACNRQHKIEKRLARWLLLVQDCLAVEELPLTQEFIANMLGTNRAGVTIAAGRLQKAGIISYTRGSITVLERTRLEQMSCECYDLMRQEQQRLFGDLYCQTYKKYEKAC
- a CDS encoding DUF1830 domain-containing protein, with the protein product MTKSQGVVYQPPLDTESEEILCQYVNATSHLQVIKINNIDNYDWEKVVFPGQRILFNTFKRAELSIYSTAQINTILIDTIDCKKLKVDE
- the ltrA gene encoding group II intron reverse transcriptase/maturase is translated as MSDIIKTQRSLAIKAKFQKEHQFDHLYRLICRRDWIADVLKTILSNKGSKTPGVDGISKKALESEVAKSKFVKELESELRQKQFRPMPVRRIYIPKSNGKTRPLGIPTIKDRVVQMLVKMVLEPIYESDFLNCSNGFRPGRRTQDCIARLDSYINRRNKYYWVIEGDIKGAFDSIHHQILIKLLAQRISDEKFLKLIERFLEAGIMEGCLFKRTETGTPQGAICSPILANIYLHQLDLYWWNKYGNLHRKQKERRRINHMGNCALIRYADDWLLLTNGGKAEAIRLKEEFQAFLWKELKLELSPEKTHITHVNQGFDFLGFHVQRYVKSNDRPKMLVTPAQENIKKLKLKIKEMTRRKWFQDSPLLKISALNAVLRGWINYYRHTNTKKLAKDLDFWVNERLFLWLSKRHKVSKRKVLDRFKLRENGKRWNFGVLNGDNHLFLYRMSDLPLKKYRSRSPENPYLEGFGTLSAAQPEIPLSQIIWMGNAENVTWRELKEKIKAERGAKCECCGALGKLDLHHIIPRKSKGKDTEDNLQLLCRSCHALTPSFGRR